A genome region from Physeter macrocephalus isolate SW-GA chromosome 4, ASM283717v5, whole genome shotgun sequence includes the following:
- the NHLH1 gene encoding helix-loop-helix protein 1, translated as MMLNSDTMELDLPPTHSETESGFSDCGGGAGPDGAGPGAPGGGQARVLEPGEPGRKDLQHLSREERRRRRRATAKYRTAHATRERIRVEAFNLAFAELRKLLPTLPPDKKLSKIEILRLAICYISYLNHVLDV; from the coding sequence ATGATGCTCAACTCAGACACCATGGAGCTGGACCTGCCTCCCACCCACTCTGAGACCGAGTCGGGCTTCAGCGActgtgggggcggggcgggccctGACGGGGCAGGGCCGGGGGCGCCGGGAGGGGGCCAGGCTCGCGTCCTGGAGCCAGGAGAGCCGGGCCGGAAAGACCTGCAGCACCTGAGCCGTGAGGAGCGGCGGCGCCGGCGGCGCGCCACAGCCAAGTACCGCACGGCCCACGCCACGCGGGAGCGAATTCGCGTGGAAGCCTTCAACCTGGCCTTCGCCGAGCTGCGCAAGCTGCTGCCCACGCTGCCCCCCGACAAGAAGCTTTCCAAGATTGAGATCCTGCGCCTGGCCATCTGCTACATCTCCTACCTGAACCACGTGCTGGACGTCTGA